The Oryzias latipes chromosome 1, ASM223467v1 genome contains a region encoding:
- the LOC110013925 gene encoding uncharacterized protein LOC110013925, with protein MKVACISKRTFFRHQKDYLLPSITHLWAEQQAWLIACLQAEQRGIVLAGDGRSDSPGHSAKYGTYTMLELPANVIIDMQLSNEVGGASHMEKEGFIRSVNFLGTQQGLDIDVIITDRHVQLRKWIRENLPDVQHLLDVWHVAKGLRKKLVALSKEKDCTDLKEWIDSIINHLYWSVMSTDSAEPNLVEAKWTSVLNHIVNIHTPNNELFPKCEHKRLRGRAARKKWLKPCSTLMVKLETLATTTYLIRDLKQASNREQTSSLEAFHSLLNHYAPKMYAFSYEGQLCRGLLAVMHFNENSGRTQQSTRSGELQYAVSLPKWKKGGHTVRKVLEEPTFDYVNEIIKDVLDRLVHPREDVDVRDVPPPLSGEYQRPTKETAVSQFKSRYKST; from the exons ATGAAAGTGGCATGCATATCCAAAAGAACATTCTTTAGGCATCAAAAAGACTATCTGCTTCCCAGTATCACACACTTGTGGGCTGAGCAGCAAGCCTGGCTCATTGCATGTCTTCAAGCAGAACAAAGAGGCATCGTGTTGGCTGGAGATGGTCGCTCAGACAGCCCTGGTCATTCCGCAAAATATGGGACGTACACCATGTTAGAATTACCAGCAAATGTTATCATAGACATGCAACTG agcaaTGAAGTTGGTGGTGCCTCGCATATGGAAAAGGAGGGCTTCATAAGATCAGTTAATTTCTTGGGAACACAACAGGGTCTAGATATAGATGTGATAATAACAGACAGGCATGTCCAGTTACGGAAATGGATCAGAGAGAATTTGCCAGATGTTCAACACCTTTTGGACGTTTGGCATGTTGCGAAGG gtctcagaaaaaaacttgtGGCACTTTCCAAAGAAAAAGACTGCACAGACTTGAAAGAGTGGATTGACAGCATAATCAATCACCTTTATTGGTCAGTCATGTCAACAGATTCAGCAGAGCCAAACCTAGTTGAAGCCAAGTGGACGTCTGTGCTGAATCATATTGTAAATATTCATACGCCCAACAATGAGTTATTCCCTAAATGTGAGCATAAaaggctgagaggaagagcaGCTAGAAAGAAGTGGTTGAAACCAT GTTCTACCTTGATGGTGAAATTAGAAACACTGGCAACAACAACATACCTCATCAGAGATCTAAAACAGGCATCAAACCGGGAGCAGACATCCTCTCTGGAGGCGTTCCACAGCCTCTTGAACCACTACGCTCCGAAAATGTATGCCTTTTCTTATGAGGGCCAGCTTTGCAG aggaCTGTTAGCAGTGATGCatttcaatgaaaatagtgGGCGGACTCAACAAAGTACCAGATCAGGTGAACTCCAGTATGCAGTGTCCCTGCCAAAGTGGAAGAAAGGGGGACACACAGTGAGGAAAGTTTTAGAAGAACCTACATTTG ACTATGTCAATGAGATCATCAAGGATGTCCTGGACAGACTCGTACACCCCAGAGAAGATGTGGATGTCAGAGATGTGCCTCCTCCATTGAGTGGTGAATACCAAAGACCAACCAAAGAAACTGCTGTCTCACAGTTCAAATCCAGATACAAGTCCACTTGA